In the Alistipes provencensis genome, CATGCGCTCGGACTTCGGCGTGCGGATGGGTGTCGGATTTGTCTGGAGGCGCATCTACTTCGGGCTGAACGGCGATCTGGGATGCCTGAACATCCTGAAAAAGGGAGCTTCGGTCACCGCCCGGGACTTCGAGAACATCCCGAGCGGCAGCGGAATCAAAATAGCCAACAACAATTTCGCGGTTTCCATCGGCTACAACTTCTAAACCACCCCTTACGGCAGAAACGGGACGCGCCCTCGGGATGCGTCTCGTTGCATTTTGTGGTTCTTTCGGGCAGCCTCGTTTTACAAATGGTTCATTTCGTTGAAAATACGCCTCATTTTGTCGTAAATCAGAAAACTTTTTCTATTTTTGGCGTACCTAAACAACTCATAACATTCAACAAACCATGAAGAAAATTTTCCTTGCCCTGACCATCATGCTGCTGGCCAATGCCGCCTCGGCACAGAATCACGAAAAGAACATTCTGGGCGTCCGTGCCGGCCTGAACCTGTCGAGTTACTCGATTTCAGCCGGAGGTGCTTCGATAAGCACCGACTCGCGGGCTGCGTTCCATGTCGCCGTAGTCGACCAAATCCTGCTCTGCAACCGGCTGCCGTTCTACCTCGAAACAGGACTCGCCTTCTCGAGCCGCGGCGGTAAAGTCGACGGCGCGAGTTTCCGTCCCTCCTACCTGCAGATTCCCGTGCTGGTAAACTACCACTTCAATATCAAGGACATCGTTACGATCCAGCCGTTCGCGGGTCTTTACTACGGATTCGGCATCGGCGGCAAAGTGAAAGCAGGCGGCGAGAAGGGTGACATCTTCGGCGACGAAGGCGGACTGAAACGTTCCGATCTGGGCGTGCGTCTGGGCGCCGGCGTCGTCTGGAACCGCATCTATTTCGGATTGGGTTACGACATCGGCTGCCTGAATCTGGTCAAGGAGAGCAACGGCGAAGGCACGCTGCGCAACAACTGCTTCTCGATCAGCGTCGGATATAATTTCTGATCCGGACCCGTATCCATAGAAAAGGGACGCTTGTTGCAAGCGTCCCTTTTCTTTCTCTCTGCAAAACGGTTATTCCCGCATCAGCACCGACGAGTCGCCGTAGCTCAGGAACCGGAAATCATGGCCGAGGGCATAGTCGTAAATCCGGTGCCAGTCGTCGCCCACGAATGCCGAGACCAGCAGCAGCAGGGTCGATTTGGGCTGGTGGAAATTGGTGACGATGTTGCGCACGATGCGGAACTCGTAGCCCAGCGGCGTAATCATGATCTGCGTCGAGGCTTTCAGGCGGTCGATTCCGTTCGCATCCATATAAGCGAGCAGTTCCACCAAGGCATCGCGGCCCGAATAATCGGCCGGAATGTCGTAGAGTTCCCATTGGCCGATCACCCGCCCGGCATCGGGCGTCCCGGCGGTATGGATGCGCCATGCAAGGGCCGCGAGCGACTCAAGCGTCCGGACCGAGGTGGTTCCCACGGCGGTGATGTGCCCCCACTTTTCCACGAGGCGGGCGACCGTCGCACGGCGCACCTCGAAATGCTCGGTGTGCATCGGATGCTTCGCGGCATCGTCGTCCTTCACGGGCAGGAACGTCCCTGCCCCGACATGGAGCGTCACCTCCTCGAATCCGAATCCGCGGGCCTCCATCGCCCCGATCAGCCCGGGCGTAAAGTGCAGGCCCGCCGTCGGCGCCGCCACCGATCCCTCGAACTTCGAATAGACCGTCTGGTAGCGCGTATTGTCGATCTCCTCGCTCTCGCGGTTCAGGTAGGGCGGGATCGGAATCCGCCCGAGGTATTCCAGCAACTGCCCGAAAGTCATCGGGGCGCTCCATTCGAAACGCACGACGCATTCACGGCCGTGATCCTCGGCAATCCATGCCCGAAGGTGTTCGGCGCGCCCTTCGCAGTCGAAATTGATCTCCACATACCCCTCTTTCCACTTCTTGCGGTTGCCCACGATGCACGACCACGCGCATCCGCCCGTGACGGCGAACGCCCGCTCGTAATCGGCCGGGTCGTGCGGTTCAAGACAAAAGACCTCGATCCGCGCCCCCGAAGGCTTGTGCATGATGATCCGCGCCCGGATGACCTTCGTGTTGTTGAAGACCAGCAGTTCGCCCGCGGGCAGCACGTCGCCGATGTCGGCGAAATGCCGTTCGGAAATTTCGCCGCCCCGGTAGACGAGCAGCTTCGAAGCGCTGCGCTCGGCGAGGGGGAATTTGGCGATCCGCTCGTCCGGGAGGTCGTAATCGAAGCGGTTGATATCAATATGTCGTTCCATATTTTGCCGGAAATTATGCGACAAAATTAGGACTACTAACCAACAATTACAAATTTATTCCCGTTTAGGTGGAATTATTCCAGGAGTGACATATATGGCATACTCCCTTGCATCCATAAGTTGCTCTTCCACAAAATTCATTAAAAAAACATAAATCATCCAATTATCATAAGGGTCTTTGTTCAGGACACTTGGTTTATCGTCCATATCTGGGTTATATTCCATAAGGGCTCCTTTCCAAGGCATTTTGATCTCACAAAGAGAAGATGTGCTTTCTATCTTTGCAAAAAATTCGCCTTCTTTCAATTCCATGACAGGATCTGCCAAATGCTCTACAAACGTGATATCACCTAACCAATCTGTTATTTTCGACGTTATTCCTATTTTATATTGACCAGCAAGACCTGATCAACCCAAACATGATCCTCTGTATAACGATAATATACTGGCAATGTAATACGCGCCATAGCTCGCGTAGCAGGGAAAGTGACAATATACCAATCTTTTACAAGCTCAATAGTCGTTCCGTCATCCAAAACGATGATCGAGTTTTCAGTATTTTTTCTTTCGAACAGCCAGAATCAGCCTCCCCTTTCGAACAAGCAAAAAGCGATATACAAACTATCGCAAATACTAAATGGAGAATTCTTTTCATAATTTTAGTCTTTATATATATACAAAGATTATTTTGTATATTTCTTTCGTATCTTGCTAAATATAAAATCTCGCGTCATGAAAAAAATCTTCTTATTCGCATTGGCCTGTATGGCAGCAGTCTCCGCACAGGCCAAAGAACCGAAATGGTTTCTCAACGAAAAACCGCTGCCCGAAAAACATATTCTAGCAACGAGTTCGCTCGATTCCATTGTCGTGCAAAAATCCGACGGCTCGATACACGCTTGGGCAGAGAAAGGGATCGAATGGAAACCACTCGTCGAGTTAGTCAGTCCCAAACTGCAGTCGCGGCATGTCGCCGAGAACCTCTACTTTTCCGTCGACGGGACCTTTTACGGCCGGCTGGACAAGATCGACCGAATCTACATCGACGCCGATTATGTCGACGCCCATGTCGAGGAGGCACATATTCCCCGGGAGAAATATATCCGCGCAAAATACCGGGGCAGGGAATTGATTAAGATCCGGTTGCGGAATAGTTGGGATATGGAATTGAAACACAAGAAAGACCAGGAAGAGCGGGAGATACACAAACTCTGGTTCGACCATGTACAGAACAAGCAGGCACAAAATTTTTAACGGCATTGCACCCCACCCGTCCGGTCGGCATATTTTATACCGACCGGACCTTTTTATTGGCTGTTTTTTATTAACTTTGCGGCGCTGCAAGGCAATAGAAAAAGGAAAAACCCATGAAAACCGACTTTCTGGTTATCGGTTCCGGCGCTGCGGGGCTCTCGTTCGCGCTGAAGGCCGCGGCTCACGGACACGTTACGATCGTCACCAAAGGCGAGATCGAGGAGTGCAACACCAACTATGCCCAAGGCGGCATCTGCTCGGTCACATACGCTCCCGACACCTTCGAGAAGCACATTCACGACACACTGGTCTGCGGAGCGGGCAAGTGCGACGAGAAGGCCGTGGAGCTGGTCGTGCGGCGCGCTCCGGAGCTGATCCGGGACCTCATTGCTTGGGGCACGCGCTTCGACAAGACCCCCGACGGGCGTTTCGAGCTCAACCGCGAGGGCGGACACTCGGAGCACCGCATCCTCCACCACGAGGACCTCACGGGTGCCGAGATCGAGCGGGCGCTCGTGGAGTCGGTGAAGAGCCATCCGAACATCACGGTCCTCGAACACCATTTCGCCATCGACCTGCTGACGCAGCACCATTTGGGCGAGTTCGTCACGCGCCACACACGCGGACTGGCCTGCTTCGGAGCCTATGTGCTGAACCTCGAGACGAACGAGATCGAGACCATGCTGTCGAAATTCACCGTCGTGGCCACGGGCGGGTGCGGCAACGTCTACTCCACCACCTCGAACCCCAACGTCGCCACGGGCGACGGCATCGCCATGTGCCACCGTGCCAAGGCCATCACCGAGAACATGGAGTTCATCCAGTTCCACCCCACGACGCTCTACAACCCCGGCGAGAAGCCCAATTTCCTCATCACCGAGGCCATGCGCGGTTTCGGGGCCATCCTGCGGCTGCCCGACGGCAAGGAGTTCATGGACAAATACCATCCGATGAAATCCCTCGCGCCGCGCGACGTCGTGGCCCGGGCCATCTACCGCGAGATGACCAAGCGGGGTTCGGATTTCGTCTACCTCGACGTGACGCACAAGGACCCCGACGCCGTCCGGAGCCATTTCCCGAACATCTACGAGAAATGCCGCTCGATCGGCATCGACATCACCAAAGACTGGATTCCCGTAACCCCCGCAGCGCACTACTGCTGCGGCGGCGTGAAGGTCAACACCAACGGCGAAACCTCGATCAAGCGGCTCTATGCGCTGGGCGAAACCTCGTGCACGGGACTGCACGGCGCCAACCGGCTGGCCTCGAACTCGCTGATCGAAGCGGTCGTCTACGCCGACCAAGCTGCACGGCACACGGCAGCATCGCTGGAGAAGGTCGATTTTCAGGAGGGCATCCCCGACTGGGATTTCGAAGGCACGCAGCACACCGAGGAGATGCTGATGATCATCCAGTCGAAGCGCGAGATGCAGACCATCATGTCCAACTATGTGGGCATCGTGCGGTCGAACCTCTCGCTCAAGCGCGCCATGCACCGGCTGGAGATACTCTGGCAGGAGACCGAGGAGCTCTACAACAAGACCAAGCCCAACCGCGAGTTGTGTGAACTGCGGAACATGATCGCCATCGCCTATCTGGTCATCAAGCAGGGGCGCGAGATCAAGGAGTCCGTGGGCTGCCACTACAACGCCGATTACCCCAAGGAATAACACATGACATTACAGGAAGAAATAACCCGGCGGCGGACCTTCGCCGTCATCGCCCACCCCGACGCGGGCAAGACCACCCTTACCGAGAAACTGCTGCTGTTCGGCGGCGCCATCCATGTGGCCGGAGCCGTCAAGAGCAACAAGATCAAGAAGGGCGCGACGTCCGACTTCATGGAGATCGAACGCCAGCGAGGCATCTCGGTGGCCACGGCCGTCATGGGCTTCGAATACCAAGGCTGCAAGATCAACATCCTCGACACCCCGGGCCACGAGGATTTCGCCGAGGACACCTACCGCACGCTGACGGCCGTGGATTCGGTCATCATCGTGATCGACGGCGCCAAGGGCGTCGAGTCCCAGACCCGCAAGCTGATGGCGGTCTGCCGCATGCGCAAAACCCCCGTGATCGTCTTCATCAACAAGCTGGACCGCCCCTCGAAGGAGCCGTTCGACCTGCTGGACGAGGTGGAGAAGGAGTTGCAGATCCGCGTGCGGCCGCTGGCTTTCCCGATCTCGAACGGCCCCACCTTCAAGGGCGTCTACAACCTTTACGAAAAGAACCTCTCGCTCTTTACGTCGGACGAGAAACTGACGGCCGACGCATCGACGGCCGAAATCTCGGACCTCGCGTCGCAGGAGCTGGACGGTTACATCGGCGAAAAATTCGCCGACCTGCTGCGGCAGGACGTCGAGCTGGTCGAGGGCGTCTACGACCAGTTCGACCGCGAAGCCTACCTGCGCGGCGAACTGGCCCCGGTCTTCTTCGGCTCGGCGGTCAACAACTTCGGCGTCCGCGAACTGCTGGACTGCTTCGTGCGCATCGCCCCCTCGCCGCGTCCGGCCCCGACCGAAACCCGGGCGGTGGAGCCCGGGGAGCCGAAAATGACCGGCTTCGTCTTCAAGATCCACGCCAACATGGACCCCAACCACCGCGACCGCATCGCGTTCCTGAAGATTTGCTCCGGCACGTTCGAACGCAATAAGAACTACCTGCATGTGCGCAGCGGCAAGCAGTTGAAATTCTCTTCGCCGACAGCCTTCATGGCCGAGAAAAAGTCGGTGATCGACTTCGCCTACCCGGGCGACATCGTGGGCCTGCACGACACGGGCAATTTCAAGATCGGCGACACCTTCACCGAGGGCGAAAAGCTCCGTTTCACGGGCATTCCGTCGTTCGCCCCCGAGCAGTTCCGCTACATCGAGAATGCCGACCCACTGAAGTTCAAACAGTTGGCCAAGGGCGTCGACCAATTGATGGACGAGGGCGTGGCGCAGTTGTTCACAAGCGCCCTCAACGGCCGCAAGATCATCGGCACGGTGGGTGCGCTGCAATTCGAAGTGATTCAGTACCGTCTGGAACACGAGTACAACGCCGCATGCCGCTGGGAGCCGATCTCGATCTACAAAGCCTGCTGGATCGACAGCGACAACGCCGCGCAACTGGCCGACTTCAAACGCCGCAAGCACACCAACATGGCTGTCGACAAGCACGGCCGCGACGTATTCCTCGCCGACACGAGCTACGGGCTCGCCCTCGCGCAGGAGAATTTCAAGGACATCCGCTTCCACTTCACCTCAGAGTTCTAAAACACCAAAAAGCCGCCGGAGTGCAGACTCCGGCGGCTTTGCTTGTAACAGGTTTTCTCAGACCTCCATCGGAACCTCGATAATCAGCACCTTGGCGTCCTCGGAAGCCTTGATCCGAAAATCGTCCGCATCCTCGATGCCCATGCCGTCGCGGGGCCCAAGCTCCTCGCCGGCCACCTCGACCCGGCCTTCGACCACGAAGACGTAGGCTCCGTTGCCGTGGAGGTTCATCCGGTACTCGGTCTCATGCCCGGCGTCGAGGCCCAGCGTGTAAAACCACGCCTTCTGGTGAATCCACCCCACATGCTCGCTGCCGTGGCTCTCAGGGCCTACGATCAGCCGCAGTTCATTGCGCTTGCCGGGCAGCAGTTCGATCTGGTTGTAACGGGGCGTATGGTTGTCGGCGTCGGTAAGCACCCAGATTTGCAGGAATTTCGCCGGCTCCTCGCGGCTGGCGTTCATCTCGCTGTGCGTGATGCCCGTTCCGGCGCTCATCACCTGAATGTCGCCCGGCTCGAGAATCTTCATGTGTCCCATGCTGTCGCCGTGCTTCAGAGCGCCCGAGAGGACGATCGAAACGATCTCCATGTTGTCGTGGGGATGCGTCCCGAAGCCCTCGCCCGGGGCTACCGTGTCGTCGTTCAGCACCCTCAGGGCACCGAAATGGACGCGTGTGTGATCGTAATATCCGGCAAAACTGAAGGTATGGTGTGTCTGGAGCCAGCCGTGATCGGCATACCCGCGGGTCCCGGCTCTGTGAATCGTCTTTTTCATAATTGCATTCCTATTGGTAATTATATATAAACGCAAAAAAGAGGCCGATTATTGTGCCTGCTCCAGCTCCAGATTGCTCACCCGGTCGGTCACGCCGAACCCGAAACCGGGATATTCATAGAGTCCGAAACGGGGTTCCGTCTCACCCCGGGTATAGGCCCAGATCGAAGCGTAATCTTCGGGGTCCTCGCCCATTTTGCCGAGCTGACGCAGATAGGCGGCCACCGACTTGTTCTCGACGATGAAGATTTCGCCCATGCGGTCGATTATAGGGCTGTGGCGGCGTGTGCGGTCGTGGTCGAAGCGCAGGATGCGCCGCCCCTCGGGCGTAAGACCCACCAGCCGGAAGGTCATGCTCTTGCCGATGGCCGGGAGGTTCAGCACACTGCGGTCCGTAGCGAGAAACGGCAGGCGGTATTTGCGCATGAAACGCCGGAGCTTGGCCGCCGTATCGCGCCCGTCGGCCAGCAGCGCGTCGAGTTCCGAAGCCTGCTCCGCAGTGAGGTGTCCGTAAATCTTCTCCTCCATCTGCTCCTGCATCGAGCGGCTGTTGGGCGTAAAGACCGCGCGGTTCTCCTCGAAACCCTTGACCGAGAAGGTGTAATAGCACACCACTCCCAGCGAATTGAGCACCTGCCGCAGCCGTGTGGTATGCCCGCGGCGCGAAGCGGCCACGGTATAGACCAACTGGTTGGTGATGAGCCACCCCGCCGAAAGGATCTTCCGGATGGCCTCCTCGGCCTCGGGCGTCACTTCGAGCGGCGTCTGGAAATGGGTCTGGATGATGAACTGTTTCACGCCGACGGCCGAAGCCTTCTCGCGGAATTCGCGCAGGATCTCCACCAGCTCGTCATTTACGCGCATCGGCAGGTAGGCAGGCAGGCGCGAACCGAGACGCACGCGCTGCAGTTCGGCATATTTTTCGCCCTCGGGACGCCATGCATTGGCCCGGCGCTTGCGGTTAGCCATGCGGTAGACCGCCTCGAGGATATTTCGCAGGGTCTTGTTCTGGCTCATCAGTGCGTCGCCGCCCGTGATGAGGATGTCGCGCAGTTGGGTATCCTCCTCGAAATAATTCATCAGCCGGCGCAGTTTGTGGTCCCACGACTCTTTGGGACGCAGCGCCTCGAATTCGAAATTGAGACGTTCGCTCTGGAAATCGTACATCCGCTGACACGAAGCGCACAGTCCGCCGCAGGCGCGGCCCATCGTGTCGGGGATCAGGATCGCCACCTCCGGATAGCGGCGGTGGATGTTGTGTCCGTCGGGCAGCAGCCACCCGGCGGCATTGGGTTTACCCGCCTCGACGACATCCTCGCGCTCCCAAGCGCGGATCTGTCCGTAAGTCTCGACCAGTTGCGGCGAATAGAGGATGTAACTGCGGATGGCGGCATCGTCGTAACCGTCGCCCGTGACATCGAGCAGCGAAAGGTAATAGGGCGTGGCGAAGAAGGGCATCCCCTTTTTGCGGGCCTTCGAGAGCAGGTACATCGTCTCCGACGACAGCGACCCGGCCAGAAAGCGGTTCAGCTCCGAAGGGCTTTTCACGGCCATGGCCAACTGAAAGCGGAAATCACCCCACCACTCGGCCACCTGCCGGTATTTCTCATCGTAAGTCATCCCCTCGGCGAACAGATAGCGCGACGGGGTTTTCGACTTGCGGTTCTCGATCTTCTGCACCAGCAGGTGCAGCATCCGTTCACGGTTGTCGGCGCGGATCGCCCGCACCTCCTCGTCCTGCCCCGAAAGCCAGCGTTCGGTGCGGCTGCGCACGCGCTGCGGCGAAGGCAGCGGGATTTCCGCCCCGTCGAGCAGGCGGAACAGGTGGAACAGATCGACAAACAGGTCGGAAGGCATCTCGGAATTGGCGAGCCGTCCGGTAAGGAACTGCCACAACAGCGTCAGGGTCTGTACTTCCAACTGACAGTCCGTGGATAATTCGTAGACTTCTTGTCCGTCGTAACCGATCAACAGTCGAATCTGCTCCGCAGCTTCGCTCTCCGCAGCGGCATGCCGGTCCACGAACTCCCCGAGATGCCTGCGGAACTCCGCACCGTCGCTGCTGGCGTCGGCGAGGGCCGCAAGGTCGGGTAACTCATGGCGATAGAGCAGTCCGAGCTGGGAAAGGGTCAGTGCAAGCATTTTCTTTTGCTTCATACGCATTTTTTATTTAAGACGTTTGAGATAGGCGCAAAATTGTGCATTCACACCGGATCGTCACTCCCGGATTGCATTTTGCGGGAACAATATAGTAAAAATTTTTAATATATTCAAACTTATTACGGCAAATCTTCCATATTTGAATAAATTACATCCGAAAACAAAAACCGCAACCCTTCAGGATTGCGGTTTTTCTCAGAAAGAAAAGGTTATCGTTCGGCTCGCATGGGATTTTCCAGAAAATCCCGATACGACAGACGAATACCCTCCTCCAGTTCGGTTTTGTAAGTCCAGCCGAGCGCCGCAGCCTTCGACACATCCAGCAGTTTGCGGGGCGTACCGTTGGGTTTCGAGGTGTCCCACCGAATCTCTCCGCCGTAACCGATCACTTTCGCCACGAGTCCCGTCAGTTCCTTGATCGAAAGTTCCTTACCCGTCCCGGCATTGACCGTCTCGTTGCCGCTGTAATTGTTCATCAGGAATACGCACAGGTTGGCGAGGTCATCCACATAGAGGAACTCGCGCAACGGACTCCCGTCGCCCCAGCAGGTGACATATGGCAGTTTTTGTTCCTTGGCTTCATGGAAACGGCGGATCAGTGCCGGCAGCACATGGCTGTGCGTCGGATGGTAGTTATCGTTCGGCCCATAAAGATTGGTCGGCATTACGCTGATATAATTCGTGCCATACTGGCGGTTGAGATACTCGCAGTACTTCAGTCCCGAGATCTTTGCCAGCGCATACGCCTCGTTCGTTTTTTCGAGTTCCGAGGTCAGCAGACACGACTCCTTCATCGGCTGAGGTGCCATGCGCGGATAGATGCACGAAGAGCCGAGGAATTCCAGCTTCTTACAGCCGTTCTGCCACGCCGCATGGATAACATTCATCTCAAGGATCATATTCTCGTACATGAAGTCCGCCAGAGCACTCTGGTTGGCCTCGATACCACCGACTTTCGCCGCCGCCAGAAAGACATACTCCGGCTTCTCTTCGGCGAAAAATCGTTCGACAGCGTCCTGACGCGTAAGGTCCAGCTCCCGATGCGTACGGGTAACGATATTCGTATATCCCTGCCGCTGCAACTCACGCACGATCGCCGATCCGACCATGCCCCGATGCCCGGCGACGTATATTTTAGCACTCTTTTCCATATTCCGCTATTTTACAATGCCCTTTTCGAGATACTCGGCGAGGTTTGTCCGTATCTCCTCACCGGCTCGTTCCACAGCCACCTTCGCCATATCGGCATCGACCATGATTCGAACCAGTTGTTCGAAACTTGTCCGGGTCGGGTTCCAGCCCAGTTCGGCCTTCGCTTTGGTCGGGTCTCCCCAGAGATTTACTACATCCGTCGGTCGATAGAAGTCCGGTGAAACCTCGACCAGTACCTTGCCCGTAGCTTTGTCGATTCCCTTTTCATCTTCGCCCTCGCCGACAAACTCCAATTCAATGCCGGCATATTTGAATGCAAGGTAGCAAAATTCCCGCACGGAATGTTGCTCACCCGTGGCGATGACGAAATCTTCCGGCGTCTTGTTTTGGAGAATCAGCCACATACATTCTACATAGTCTTTGGCATAGCCCCAATCGCGGAGCGACGACAAGTTGCCCAAATACAATTTATCCTGCTTTCCTTGAGCGATGCGGGCGGCGGCGAGGGTGATCTTGCGGGTCACGAACGTTTCACCCCTACGTTCCGATTCATGGTTGAACAGGATACCCGAGCAGCAAAACATTCCGTAGGCCTCGCGGTACTCCTTGACGATCCAGTAGCCGTAGAGTTTCGCCACGGCATAAGGCGAGTAAGGATGGAACGGGGTGTTTTCATTCTGCGGTACTTCCTCCACCTTGCCGTAGAGTTCCGAGGTCGAGGCCTGATAAATGCGACATGTATCGGCAAGACCGCATTGACGCACGGCTTCCAGAATGCGCAGTACGCCCGTGGCGTCGACATCGGCTGTAAACTCCGGAGCGTCGAACGACACCTGAACATGACTTTGGGCTGCAAGGTTATAGATTTCATCCGGACGGATCTTGCCAATGACCTGCAACAGACTCATCGAGTCACCCAGATCGGCATAGTGCAGATGGAAATGCGGCAGACCCTCCAAATGGGCAATCCGCTCCCGAAAATCTACGGAGGAACGACGTATGGTGCCATGCACGTCATAGCCTTTTTGCAATAAAAACTCCGCCAGAAACGATCCGTCCTGACCTGTAATACCCGTAATTAATGCGGTCTTCATATAAAGTTTACTATTTTTTGCAGCATATATAATCTCCTAAAACGAGTAGTCGCGTGAGGCGATTACGGCGCAATAATTTTACAATCAAATAACTCACGGCAGTCAGAACCACACCTATTGTTAGCACGGTCCAGACCGGGATCAACCCCAAGCCGCTGACAAAAGGTGCTATTGCAAGATTGATAATAAGACAATGGACAAAATAAAGCCCCAATGTCTCCCGACCCAAAGCAATAAGTATTTTAGCGCAATAACTTGTCCCCACCGTCACCGTCCATTTAAAAATTTCATAGAACAAAACAATCCCCAACGCAGCGACCCATAAACGATAAAAGATTGATAAATAGGGTTCTAAATCAATACCCGGTAATACTTGGGGGGGGGTAATACACATCTGTAACCGGAAGAAATAGACACATACGGGAAACAGAACTGCGCTCCCTGTAAGCAAGACTTGGTCGAGACCGACATGCTTCGTCTGACTGAACGGTCTGATATAAACGCCAGCAGAAAAAAAGATAAAATACCACGCAATCCAATGAAAACCCAAAAGATCTGTACGGGTAATCAGTTCGATAAAATTCAATCCACCAAGAATCGCCAGCACAATTATCCGTTCATCAATCTTAAGAGCTGCCGCCGTTTTTCGGCAACAAATAAAAAGAGTATGGATAAAAAACAGGACCCACAAGAACCAAAGACCTAAATCGGGACGTAAAATAATCCGGAGATTAAATACTGCAAACTCACGAAGCGAAATTCCGGCAGAACCATCTACAAAAAAAGCGATCACATTGTAGCAAAAAAAGGGGATGATCAACTGTAAAAATCGTTTTCCAACACTCTTCCATGTCGTAGTCTTATAACTTACAAATCCACTAAGAAACATGAATAACGGCATATGAAAGCTATAAATGCAGCGAAAGACAAGGCCATCTGTTCCGTACAATGTCTGAATAACATGCCCTGCAATCACCAGCAAAATGGCAAAACCTCGCAAAGCATCAATATAAGGAATGCGACCCGACAATAACATTTGCACGACAACAGAGAGTTATGATATAATTTTACAAAGAGTGATCAGGATCACCCTGATATCAGTCACTAATGAGTGATGGGCAACATACTCCAGATTAATCCGCAGCTTATCCTGCATAATCACATCTACATAATACCGGTCCGGATCATCGACCTGCTCCAACAATTCGTTCTCATTGCGAT is a window encoding:
- a CDS encoding GDP-L-fucose synthase family protein translates to MEKSAKIYVAGHRGMVGSAIVRELQRQGYTNIVTRTHRELDLTRQDAVERFFAEEKPEYVFLAAAKVGGIEANQSALADFMYENMILEMNVIHAAWQNGCKKLEFLGSSCIYPRMAPQPMKESCLLTSELEKTNEAYALAKISGLKYCEYLNRQYGTNYISVMPTNLYGPNDNYHPTHSHVLPALIRRFHEAKEQKLPYVTCWGDGSPLREFLYVDDLANLCVFLMNNYSGNETVNAGTGKELSIKELTGLVAKVIGYGGEIRWDTSKPNGTPRKLLDVSKAAALGWTYKTELEEGIRLSYRDFLENPMRAER
- the gmd gene encoding GDP-mannose 4,6-dehydratase produces the protein MKTALITGITGQDGSFLAEFLLQKGYDVHGTIRRSSVDFRERIAHLEGLPHFHLHYADLGDSMSLLQVIGKIRPDEIYNLAAQSHVQVSFDAPEFTADVDATGVLRILEAVRQCGLADTCRIYQASTSELYGKVEEVPQNENTPFHPYSPYAVAKLYGYWIVKEYREAYGMFCCSGILFNHESERRGETFVTRKITLAAARIAQGKQDKLYLGNLSSLRDWGYAKDYVECMWLILQNKTPEDFVIATGEQHSVREFCYLAFKYAGIELEFVGEGEDEKGIDKATGKVLVEVSPDFYRPTDVVNLWGDPTKAKAELGWNPTRTSFEQLVRIMVDADMAKVAVERAGEEIRTNLAEYLEKGIVK
- a CDS encoding acyltransferase family protein, whose product is MLLSGRIPYIDALRGFAILLVIAGHVIQTLYGTDGLVFRCIYSFHMPLFMFLSGFVSYKTTTWKSVGKRFLQLIIPFFCYNVIAFFVDGSAGISLREFAVFNLRIILRPDLGLWFLWVLFFIHTLFICCRKTAAALKIDERIIVLAILGGLNFIELITRTDLLGFHWIAWYFIFFSAGVYIRPFSQTKHVGLDQVLLTGSAVLFPVCVYFFRLQMCITPPQVLPGIDLEPYLSIFYRLWVAALGIVLFYEIFKWTVTVGTSYCAKILIALGRETLGLYFVHCLIINLAIAPFVSGLGLIPVWTVLTIGVVLTAVSYLIVKLLRRNRLTRLLVLGDYICCKK